The Peptococcaceae bacterium 1198_IL3148 genome window below encodes:
- a CDS encoding CBS domain-containing protein has product MKAKDIMTTEVITVTEDTAIEQIAKILSENRISGVPVVNGEGKIKGIVTEGDLLHKISNPRVPGFVGLLGGIIYFNSLDEYKDDLKKLAAMKAEEIMTTDITTVSADANVEDMATLMVERGIKRLPVVEKDKVIGIISRADIIRTMAR; this is encoded by the coding sequence ATGAAGGCCAAGGATATTATGACCACAGAAGTTATCACCGTCACAGAGGACACAGCCATTGAACAAATTGCTAAAATATTAAGCGAAAATCGCATCTCGGGGGTACCGGTGGTTAACGGCGAGGGTAAAATTAAAGGAATTGTTACCGAGGGCGATTTGCTACACAAAATCTCCAATCCAAGGGTACCGGGTTTTGTGGGCCTACTGGGGGGTATTATTTATTTTAACAGCCTTGACGAGTACAAGGATGATCTCAAAAAATTAGCCGCCATGAAGGCAGAGGAAATTATGACCACCGATATAACAACGGTATCTGCAGATGCAAATGTAGAGGATATGGCCACACTAATGGTTGAGCGAGGTATAAAGCGCTTGCCGGTGGTGGAAAAGGATAAAGTAATCGGTATTATTAGCCGGGCTGACATCATTAGAACCATGGCTCGATAA